From Bacillus sp. Bos-x628, the proteins below share one genomic window:
- the lpdA gene encoding dihydrolipoyl dehydrogenase, which translates to MMKTYDLTVIGGGPGGYTAALQAAERGRKVALIEESFLGGTCLNRGCIPSKTLLKHAEVIESIEKAKSWGIETGEMVLSFDKMRKRKDDVIEKLRGGIAFLLKQGKIDVYEGRGTAVTKHRIDIEKQDGTDSIETKQLIIATGSSPAIPPILGLHEVQFDTSDTIFDIPDIPASVVIIGGGVIGLELACIFHSLQSKVTIIEAAPSIIPQEDEEASKLLEKELKKKGIHIAKKTTVTEVTENEGIKTVHAKDDKGETHIFTAERLLVCVGRKPRLSAAIKLDLELEGPFIKVNERMETSAEGVYAVGDVAGGYQLAHAAMAEAAVAVSNICGDHEKMNAHIVPRCIYTLPEVASIGLTEKEAKAKGLSFQTERFDLTASGKALAAGEATGFMKLVCDTKYGEVIGATMVGPHVTEMISEASSFMYLEGTAEEMAKMIHPHPTISEGFYEAALHIVSKLRK; encoded by the coding sequence ATGATGAAAACTTATGATTTAACTGTCATTGGCGGAGGACCAGGTGGATATACGGCTGCCCTTCAAGCAGCTGAACGCGGACGAAAGGTCGCCTTGATTGAAGAGAGCTTTTTAGGCGGCACTTGTCTAAATCGAGGCTGTATCCCTTCCAAGACATTGCTAAAACATGCTGAAGTAATTGAATCGATTGAAAAGGCGAAAAGCTGGGGGATCGAAACAGGAGAAATGGTTCTTTCCTTCGATAAAATGAGAAAGCGTAAAGATGACGTCATTGAAAAGCTAAGAGGAGGCATTGCTTTTTTACTAAAACAAGGAAAAATTGATGTGTATGAAGGAAGAGGAACAGCAGTTACGAAACATCGCATTGACATTGAAAAACAAGATGGAACAGATTCGATTGAAACAAAGCAGTTAATCATTGCAACGGGTTCATCACCTGCGATTCCTCCCATTTTAGGATTACATGAGGTTCAATTCGATACAAGTGATACGATCTTTGACATTCCAGATATCCCTGCATCTGTTGTTATTATTGGCGGAGGCGTGATTGGTCTTGAACTAGCATGTATTTTCCATAGTTTGCAATCTAAAGTCACCATTATTGAGGCGGCTCCTTCGATTATTCCGCAAGAAGATGAAGAAGCATCAAAGCTATTAGAGAAAGAATTGAAGAAAAAAGGGATTCATATCGCTAAAAAAACAACCGTTACAGAAGTCACAGAAAACGAAGGGATTAAAACGGTACATGCAAAAGATGACAAAGGTGAAACGCATATCTTTACGGCTGAAAGATTGCTCGTTTGTGTAGGAAGAAAGCCTCGTTTATCAGCAGCGATCAAGCTAGATCTTGAGCTAGAAGGCCCCTTTATCAAAGTAAATGAGCGAATGGAAACAAGTGCTGAAGGTGTATATGCAGTCGGAGATGTTGCAGGCGGTTATCAGCTAGCCCATGCAGCGATGGCAGAGGCAGCCGTTGCAGTCAGCAATATATGCGGCGACCATGAAAAAATGAATGCGCATATCGTTCCACGCTGTATTTATACATTACCAGAGGTGGCGAGTATAGGGCTTACTGAAAAAGAGGCGAAAGCAAAAGGTCTTTCTTTCCAAACAGAGCGCTTCGATTTAACAGCAAGCGGAAAAGCTTTGGCAGCAGGTGAAGCGACCGGCTTTATGAAATTAGTATGTGACACGAAATACGGAGAAGTGATTGGAGCCACAATGGTTGGCCCGCACGTGACGGAAATGATTTCTGAAGCTTCCTCATTTATGTATTTAGAAGGAACAGCAGAAGAAATGGCCAAAATGATCCATCCGCATCCAACAATCTCAGAAGGGTTTTATGAAGCAGCACTTCATATCGTCAGTAAACTAAGAAAATAA
- a CDS encoding dihydrolipoamide acetyltransferase family protein — protein MPKEIFMPKLSSTMEVGTLLQWFKEEGDSVEIGEPLFEIMTDKINIEVEAYDDGVLLKKYYEADDQIPVNAVIGYIGTASEQVPETPPAQSDEELSEGIATPQEPDPSTDIETTSGVNVRATPAARKLAKDHHVAIHEVSGTGPKGRVQKRDVEGLVSKGEKGQRVSPLAKKMAADEGIDLANVSGTGAYGKITKDDVKAVTAHTESAVKTQKLAGMRKVIADRMSQSAFTAPHVTLTSEIDMTKAKEIRKQLLPAIEKETGYRLSFTEIIIHAVSKVLTRHPQINMTFEQNELHFHENVHIGLAVAVKDGLMVPVISHADQKGLAQLTKEAKEIGKSARDQKLLPDQLKGSTFTISNLGMYAIDTFTPIIHQPEVAILGVGRIQEKPVVVDGEIHVRPMMGVSLSFDHRVVDGAPAAAFLTDVKQVLEQPFELLM, from the coding sequence ATGCCAAAAGAGATATTTATGCCGAAGCTAAGCAGTACGATGGAAGTCGGCACCTTACTTCAATGGTTTAAAGAAGAGGGGGATTCGGTTGAAATCGGCGAGCCTCTTTTTGAAATAATGACAGATAAGATCAATATCGAGGTTGAAGCCTATGACGATGGCGTATTGCTAAAGAAATATTATGAAGCAGATGATCAAATTCCAGTAAACGCAGTCATTGGATATATTGGGACGGCTTCTGAACAAGTACCAGAAACGCCGCCTGCACAGTCTGATGAGGAGTTATCAGAAGGCATCGCAACACCACAAGAACCTGATCCATCTACAGATATTGAGACAACTTCTGGTGTAAACGTGCGTGCTACGCCGGCAGCAAGAAAGTTAGCAAAAGATCATCATGTTGCGATTCATGAGGTATCTGGCACTGGACCAAAAGGCAGAGTTCAAAAGCGAGATGTCGAGGGCTTAGTGAGCAAAGGGGAGAAAGGCCAGCGAGTCTCTCCACTTGCCAAAAAAATGGCTGCCGATGAAGGAATTGATTTAGCCAATGTCTCAGGCACTGGCGCTTATGGAAAAATTACGAAAGACGATGTGAAAGCAGTAACGGCTCATACAGAATCTGCAGTAAAAACCCAAAAGCTTGCAGGTATGAGAAAAGTCATAGCAGATCGTATGTCACAAAGTGCTTTTACAGCGCCTCATGTCACATTAACGAGCGAAATCGATATGACCAAAGCGAAGGAAATTCGCAAGCAGCTATTGCCGGCTATTGAAAAAGAGACAGGGTACAGATTATCGTTTACAGAAATCATCATTCACGCTGTCAGCAAAGTGTTAACGCGTCACCCTCAAATCAATATGACGTTTGAACAAAATGAGCTTCATTTCCATGAAAATGTACACATTGGTCTTGCTGTCGCAGTGAAAGACGGTCTTATGGTTCCAGTCATTTCACATGCTGATCAAAAAGGGTTAGCACAACTGACAAAAGAAGCAAAAGAAATTGGCAAAAGCGCACGTGATCAAAAGCTTTTACCAGATCAGCTAAAAGGTTCAACTTTTACAATTAGTAATCTAGGCATGTATGCAATCGATACCTTTACTCCCATTATTCATCAGCCAGAAGTCGCTATCTTAGGTGTTGGACGTATTCAAGAAAAGCCTGTTGTGGTAGATGGTGAAATTCATGTAAGACCAATGATGGGCGTGAGCTTATCGTTTGACCACCGTGTTGTTGACGGTGCACCAGCGGCGGCCTTTTTAACAGATGTAAAGCAAGTGCTTGAACAACCATTTGAATTGCTAATGTAG